A part of Solea solea chromosome 8, fSolSol10.1, whole genome shotgun sequence genomic DNA contains:
- the LOC131463512 gene encoding uncharacterized protein LOC131463512 → MVCFDAHTVTMSLPAVYLSLCLSLFSSTLSSYSSSAKKSGCFKVNNCQCIMKDGSGLINLDAVGDEGGFLGRLRPVTAEDTADGDDMLFSFSPCRPFSHLEDVTGSDCSNIAASLIIRQDKHISRCVSYGRHEGNQFHYNDTLRTLSVSYFAHEERPLTVVHYHCNPNQTTSFIRAQSLSAEQPLQIWVESPCACPNACSMGDLGLGTIFLIILSLSAAAYFILGSCALRPFRGSSGVQMAPEHSVWCMMCYHCAERRPVRRLDTEP, encoded by the exons ATGGTGTGCTTTGATGCACACACTGTCACCATGAGTCTTCCTGCAGTCtacctctcactgtgtctcagtttgttttcctccactctctcttctTATTCCAGCTCTGCCAAGAAGTCCGGCTGCTTTAAAGTCAACAACTGCCAGTGTATCATGAAGGACGGGAGCGGCCTGATTAACCTGGACGCCGTGGGCGATGAAGGCGGTTTCCTGGGCCGTTTGAGGCCTGTGACAGCAGAGGACACAGCAGACGGTGATGACATGCTGTTTTCATTCAGTCCCTGTCGTCCATTCTCACACTTGGAGGACGTGACGGGGAGTGACTGCAGCAACATCGCTGCGTCCCTCATCATCAG GCAGGACAAACACATCAGCCGCTGTGTCAGTTATGGACGACATGAAGGGAATCAGTTCCACTACAACGACACTCTGAGGACGCTGTCTGTCTCATATTTTG CTCACGAGGAGCGTCCTCTGACAGTGGTGCATTATCACTGTAATCCAAACCAGACCACGTCTTTCATCCGGGCCCAGAGCCTCAGTGCTGAGCAGCCCCTGCAGATCTGGGTGGAGAGCCCCTGTGCTTGTCCAAATGCTTGTTCCATGGGAGATCTGGGGTTGGGCACCatcttcctcatcatcctctCCCTCAGTGCTGCCGCCTACTTTATCCTTG GTTCCTGTGCACTCAGACCGTTTCGGGGCAGCAGTGGAGTCCAGATGGCTCCTGAGCACAGTGTGTGGTGTATGATGTGTTATCACTGTGCTGAGAGGAGGCCGGTGAGGAGACTGGACACTGAACCATGA